The proteins below are encoded in one region of Anoplopoma fimbria isolate UVic2021 breed Golden Eagle Sablefish chromosome 19, Afim_UVic_2022, whole genome shotgun sequence:
- the LOC129108781 gene encoding fibroblast growth factor 23-like, giving the protein MLPAFFSLILIAVHVSVPVDCTPRLRDPEHRLQRQQSSFKTGAHVDTSAGTSRFYLELSGSMKKGINRNFLVILPVRTATSNFVLIFDLRKKWFLCMDSKGELYNSRQKDTEDCLFQRLWLDVANHHDVLYSGSGGWLLKLIGAELPVAHHQEPPEPSSALVERFLGPLVKRQRRSEEVNPSDPLRSQTHPSHSAMDHKDADHRQPDRDQAGAVSKETITSCDDPLRVLQPNGPVSPVKTNIADRAEQD; this is encoded by the exons ATGCTACCGGCTTTCTTCTCGCTCATCCTGATTGCTGTTCATGTGTCTGTACCGGTGGATTGTACACCGAGGCTCCGGGACCCAGAGCACCGTTTACAACGTCAGCAGAGCAGCTTCAAGACAGGAGCACATGTGGATACATCAGCTGGTACAAGTCGGTTCTACTTGGAACTGAGTGGATcaatgaaaaaaggcataaacaGAAACTTTCTGG TTATTTTGCCAGTAAGAACAGCTACAAGCAACTTTGTGTTAATATTTgatctgagaaaaaaatggttCCTCTGTATGGACTCAAAGGGAGAGCTGTACAACTCT AGGCAAAAGGACACAGAAGATTGTCTCTTCCAGCGCCTTTGGTTAGATGTGGCGAACCACCATGATGTGTTATACTCTGGAAGTGGGGGCTGGCTGCTCAAACTGATTGGAGCTGAGCTGCCAGTTGCTCACCACCAGGAGCCACCTGAACCCTCCTCAGCCCTGGTGGAGAGGTTCCTGGGTCCCTTggtaaagagacagaggaggagtgaggaggtgAACCCCTCTGATCCATTAAGATCACAGACACATCCCTCTCATTCTGCCATGGATCACAAGGATGCAGATCACCGGCAGCCCGATCGGGACCAGGCCGGCGCCGTGTCCAAGGAGACCATCACCTCGTGTGATGACCCCCTGCGGGTCTTACAGCCCAACGGGCCTGTTAGTCCTGTCAAGACTAATATTGCAGACCGAGCAGAACAAGACTAA